A single genomic interval of Zingiber officinale cultivar Zhangliang chromosome 4A, Zo_v1.1, whole genome shotgun sequence harbors:
- the LOC121972996 gene encoding uncharacterized protein LOC121972996, which produces MATRLAKGSRVEVMRRNADDSRTPPYSWRCGDLLSFNSQQFIVRLDDPEVPVQCVSRDCIRPCPPPFVGRFRWKAGDPAELFEDHAWWPAKVVDVDDRRRVVDVWRWNSATQIRVRPSKLRQRKQWIHAKWSVIDKSEAEAKVPSQPCEDRESCNMSGRKRMSPSEGEVDSRPCRRQVVFWTSSVDYSSDSASSSSVNSPEN; this is translated from the exons ATGGCGACCAGGTTGGCCAAGGGGAGCAGAGTGGAGGTGATGCGGCGAAACGCCGACGACAGCCGCACACCTCCGTATTCATGGCGCTGCGGCGATCTCCTCTCATTCAATTCCCAGCAGTTCATCGTTCGCCTGGACGACCCCGAGGTGCCGGTGCAGTGCGTGTCGAGGGACTGCATCCGTCCGTGCCCTCCTCCCTTCGTCGGCCGCTTCCGGTGGAAAGCCGGCGACCCGGCCGAATTGTTCGAGGACCACGCGTGGTGGCCGGCGAAGGTCGTCGACGTGGATGATCGCCGTAGGGTCGTCGACGTTTGGCGCTGGAACTCGGCGACGCAGATCCGAGTTCGCCCGTCCAAGCTCCGGCAGAGGAAACAATGGATTCACGCGAAGTGGTCTGTGATCGATAAGTCTGAG GCGGAAGCAAAGGTTCCTTCTCAGCCGTGCGAGGACAGAGAGTCCTGCAACATGTCCGGTCGGAAGAGGATGAGTCCGTCGGAGGGAGAGGTGGATAGCCGTCCCTGCCGGCGCCAAGTTGTTTTCTGGACGTCTTCGGTGGATTATTCCAGTGATTCGGCATCGTCGTCTTCGGTTAACAGTCCGGAAAATTAA